The Tolypothrix sp. PCC 7712 region TTGTTGAGCGTGCTGTGGCAGATGGCAAGCTCTCGAAGCAGGAAATGGATTGTATTAAAATCGCAATGCGGAGAAATATTCAAATTACATTTGAGAAGCTAGTTATTTGTAGAGAACATATCTGGGACAAAATTCAAACAGGAGAATTGGAACATAGCTGGTGGTAATTGGTAATTGGTAATTGGTAATTGGTAATTGGTAATTGGTAATTGGTAATTGGTCATTAATAATTCGATGCGGTAGGATAATCGCCATTTAAATGCAATACTACTCAGTTAAGCATTTTGAACTCCAAATTGGTTTTGGGGAAAAGGTTAAAGGTTAAAGGTTTTTATTTCCCTTTTCCCATTCCCCTTTTTCCCCTTAACCAACAAGTATTTCATTGAATTAGGCTTCTTGGACTGGCAAGAAGCCTGCATCACAGGAAACTGAAGAAATTTAATGTGCTTAGATGTGTTTGAGCTTGAGTAGTTCACTGATGGTAAACAGCAATTACTTTGAAATTATCTTATGTGTGATTCAAGGCAATAAAATTTAGCTGAAAAGATATAAAATATGGTGAGCAAAGAAGATTTTACTTGCTCATCTACCTCATTTTTGCCAATAAATAACTGTTCTTAACCGAACATTATCATCAGGGAAGGAACTCCAAGCCCTAGATATTGCGTCGTTTCATTCGCAATGACACATCTATAAGTATTTTGCCAGCCATCAAATTCCTTTTGCCTTGTAAAACTATGCCTGAAATAGAAACTTTGCGTCTGCGATTAAGACACTTAACGTTGGCTGATTTTGATGACTTGTTTCGTATCTACAGCGATGCGGAAATTATGAAATATCTGGTACCCAGAACAGCAGAGCAAACACAGACTAGTTTATACAGACATATTAAACAATGGGAAGAAAACAACTTTGGTATGTGGGCAGTAATACACAAAGAAACTGGCAAAATAATTGGGCGTTGTGGATTGGGTTATTTGGCAGATACGCCGGAAGTGGAACTAGGCTACGTTTTTGACAAGTCTTTTTGGAACATGGGTATAGCAACAGAAGCATCGCAAGCCACTTTAAAATATGGTTTTTGGGAAGTAAAGTTAGATCGGATAGTTGCGATCGCACATCCAGAAAACATCGCTTCTGTGCGTGTAATTGAAAAGCTAGGGATGAATTATCAAAAGCATACCAGCTACTACGGTCATGATGTAGTTTACTACACCCTCCCCCGCGACCAATGGCAACCGGATGACTCTCTGTATATTTTGCGGTGAAAAGGGCATTGGGCATAGAGCATAGGGCATTGGGCATTGGGCATAGGGCATAGGGCATTGGGCATTGGTAATAATTTCCCTTTTTTCCTTTTCCCCTTTCCCCTTTTCCCCTCATCCCCAGTCCCCAGTCCCCAGTCCCCAATCCCCAATTACGCAATCACCCTCTGCAATGTCAGCAACAACTCATTAATGGTGTATGGTTTGGGTAAGAAGGTTGTCACGCCACTGTTGGCGACTGCTTCTAGTTTATTGCTAGACATCAAGCCACTGGTGGCGATAATTTTGACTTTGGGGTTGATTTTTTTCAAGGTGCGGATGGCAGTTAAACCGTCGAGGGAAGGTAGCATCAAATCCATGAGTACGACACTGATTTGATCCATGTGTTTGGCGTAAACTGCGATCGCTTCTATGCCATCACTAGCGACAATGGTTTTATAGTTATGAGTTTCGAGAGATGTTTTGGTAATTTCCTGAATAGCAGGTTCATCTTCAACAATCATAATCGTTTCACCATTTGCGGTGGCAACTTTGGCATTGTCTGCTTTCAGTGTTTCTACACCCTCAACTGCTGGTAAATATACTTCAAAGCTTGTACCTACACCTTTTTCACTATGCACGTTAATAAAACCACCGTGGCTTTTAATAATTCCCAAAACAGTAGACAAACCCAAGCCTGTACCTTGTCCTACTTCTTTAGTGGTAAAGAATGGCTCGAAGATTCTATCTAAATGTTCTTCTGGAATTCCTACGCCTGTATC contains the following coding sequences:
- a CDS encoding GNAT family N-acetyltransferase yields the protein MPEIETLRLRLRHLTLADFDDLFRIYSDAEIMKYLVPRTAEQTQTSLYRHIKQWEENNFGMWAVIHKETGKIIGRCGLGYLADTPEVELGYVFDKSFWNMGIATEASQATLKYGFWEVKLDRIVAIAHPENIASVRVIEKLGMNYQKHTSYYGHDVVYYTLPRDQWQPDDSLYILR